A stretch of the Rhizobium sullae genome encodes the following:
- a CDS encoding DUF2264 domain-containing protein: MIYDPARANPLYGNALLSRDDVARAALDLFKPLLPYFSEGGARVRLSAIGAHFDRAAADLEGFARPLWGIVPLAAGGYDFPYWDLYRRGLATGTNPSHSEYWGDISDRDQRQVELAAVGFALAMVPEHIWEPLSDAQKETVASYLLSARDKEFVDNNWKFFRVLIDLGLTRVGVAFDRSKTDRYLDEVEAFRLGDGWYRDGAVKRVDHYIPFAMHFYALIYSVLAKHDVKRGEAYRKRAEVFAVDIRHWFGPDGAALAFGRSQTYRFAAGGFWGALAFAEVEALPWAEIKGYYMRHIRWWSQLPIADRDGVLSIGYGYPNLLMSESYNSAGSPYWALKFFLALALPADHPFWQADEAPAPSFADPVPLKEPGMVAMHTPGNVVVLASGQQHDKMRGANEKYSKFVYSTRYGFNIEADDRHFAAASFDGMLGLSDDGVHFRIRETLEEALIAGDKLYSRWRPWNDVTVETWLIPFNPWHIRIHRIVTPRPLQTTEGGFAIERSDFNSDIAEQDEARAVWRGRNDISAIVDLSPASRRMGHAISPIANTNLIHAKTLLPQLRGEIDNGCTLLAAAVIVMPVSDPRKVSLGPVPTIPDLAELQKSFSSSGTRLALFDAG, encoded by the coding sequence GTGATCTACGACCCTGCCCGCGCCAATCCCCTTTACGGGAACGCCCTCCTCTCTCGAGACGATGTCGCAAGAGCGGCCCTGGATCTCTTCAAGCCGCTCCTCCCCTATTTTTCCGAGGGTGGAGCCCGCGTGCGGCTCAGCGCCATCGGCGCTCACTTCGATCGCGCGGCCGCTGATCTCGAAGGCTTTGCGCGACCACTTTGGGGCATCGTACCGCTTGCGGCCGGCGGTTATGATTTCCCTTATTGGGATCTCTACCGGCGCGGCCTCGCAACTGGTACCAATCCCTCGCATTCTGAGTATTGGGGTGACATTTCCGACCGCGACCAGCGTCAGGTAGAATTGGCCGCCGTAGGTTTCGCGCTTGCCATGGTGCCTGAGCATATCTGGGAACCTTTGAGCGACGCGCAAAAGGAAACTGTCGCCTCCTATCTTCTGTCGGCGCGCGACAAGGAGTTCGTCGATAATAACTGGAAATTCTTCCGCGTCCTGATCGACCTTGGATTGACGCGCGTCGGGGTCGCGTTTGACCGCTCGAAGACCGATCGCTATCTTGATGAAGTGGAGGCCTTCCGTCTCGGAGACGGATGGTATCGCGACGGGGCTGTCAAGCGGGTCGATCACTACATCCCCTTCGCCATGCATTTCTATGCGCTGATCTACTCTGTTCTCGCCAAGCATGACGTGAAGCGTGGGGAGGCCTATCGGAAGCGCGCGGAGGTCTTCGCCGTCGATATCCGCCACTGGTTCGGCCCCGATGGCGCCGCACTGGCCTTCGGGCGCAGCCAGACCTATCGGTTCGCAGCAGGCGGCTTCTGGGGCGCACTGGCCTTTGCCGAGGTCGAAGCTCTGCCTTGGGCCGAAATCAAGGGCTACTATATGCGCCACATCCGCTGGTGGTCGCAATTACCAATCGCCGACCGAGACGGCGTGCTGTCGATCGGCTACGGCTATCCCAACCTGCTGATGAGCGAGAGCTACAATTCGGCTGGGTCGCCTTACTGGGCGCTGAAGTTCTTCTTGGCCCTAGCCCTGCCGGCCGATCACCCGTTCTGGCAGGCGGATGAAGCACCTGCGCCTTCCTTCGCCGATCCCGTTCCACTCAAGGAACCCGGCATGGTCGCCATGCACACTCCCGGCAATGTCGTCGTTCTCGCCAGCGGCCAACAGCACGACAAGATGCGCGGTGCCAACGAGAAATATTCGAAGTTCGTCTATTCCACGCGCTACGGCTTCAACATCGAAGCGGATGACCGGCATTTCGCGGCGGCAAGCTTCGACGGGATGCTGGGGCTTTCCGATGACGGCGTGCATTTCCGAATTCGCGAAACACTGGAAGAAGCGTTGATCGCTGGCGACAAGCTCTATTCCCGCTGGAGACCATGGAACGACGTAACGGTCGAGACATGGCTGATACCGTTTAATCCCTGGCATATCCGCATCCATCGCATCGTCACACCCCGTCCCCTGCAGACGACCGAAGGCGGCTTTGCAATCGAACGATCTGATTTCAACTCCGACATCGCTGAACAAGACGAGGCACGTGCCGTATGGCGAGGCCGGAATGATATCAGCGCCATTGTCGACCTGTCGCCAGCCTCACGGAGAATGGGGCATGCGATAAGCCCGATCGCCAACACCAATCTAATTCACGCCAAGACTCTTCTTCCCCAGCTTCGTGGCGAGATCGATAACGGCTGCACGCTACTCGCCGCCGCCGTCATCGTGATGCCCGTCTCGGATCCGCGGAAAGTTTCGCTCGGCCCTGTGCCGACGATCCCCGATCTGGCTGAACTGCAGAAATCTTTCAGCTCATCCGGCACGAGGCTTGCGCTCTTCGATGCTGGATAG
- a CDS encoding hydrogenase 4 subunit F, with amino-acid sequence MSVFSSIPVFDAVTAVLLIPIASAVLLALLPGYRTTARLNVFASLLTLLAALSMLVAERPAPGQYLLVDDLNIVFIVLNTFVGFTTSVFSASYIAHELETGRLTPVNLRFYHAMYQIMMFGMNLAFVSNNIGLMWVAVELATLTTVLMVGIYRTHEALEAAWKYFILGSVGIAFALFGTILVYLVAQPVVGEGYDAMVWTILITHAATFDPALLNVAFVFLLLGYGTKVGLAPLHAWLPDAHAEGPTPISAVLSGLLLNVALYAVLRFKILLAASPEAIAPGPLMMTMGLTSLIFAAFMLYRRRDIKRMFAYSSIEHMGIIVFAFGLGGPLANFGGLLHMVMHSLTKSAIFFAVGHIAQIKGTQRLSSIRGLTETHPALGWGLVIGVVAIAGLPPLGIFMSEFLVVSSTFAKEPLLAIPLVFGLLVAFGALLLRLTGVAFGQPRGSITPAEASYIPMYSHLALVLGAGIYLPPPLVAWFQHIANLLR; translated from the coding sequence ATGAGCGTTTTTTCCTCCATCCCGGTTTTCGACGCGGTGACGGCCGTCCTCCTGATACCGATCGCGTCGGCAGTTCTTCTGGCGCTTCTGCCCGGTTATAGAACGACGGCGCGGCTGAACGTGTTCGCGAGCCTGCTCACCTTGCTTGCCGCACTTTCCATGCTGGTGGCCGAACGGCCGGCGCCGGGACAATATCTCCTCGTCGATGATCTCAACATCGTCTTCATCGTGCTCAATACCTTCGTGGGTTTTACCACCAGTGTGTTCAGCGCCAGCTACATCGCGCACGAATTGGAAACCGGCCGGTTGACACCCGTGAACCTCCGTTTCTACCACGCCATGTATCAGATCATGATGTTCGGCATGAATCTCGCATTCGTCTCGAACAATATCGGCCTGATGTGGGTCGCCGTCGAGCTTGCGACGCTCACCACCGTGCTGATGGTCGGTATCTACCGCACGCATGAAGCGCTCGAGGCCGCCTGGAAATATTTCATTCTGGGAAGCGTCGGCATTGCGTTTGCGCTCTTCGGAACCATCCTTGTCTATCTCGTGGCCCAGCCGGTCGTCGGTGAAGGTTACGATGCGATGGTCTGGACCATCCTGATCACGCACGCCGCCACGTTCGACCCAGCACTTCTCAACGTCGCCTTCGTATTTCTGCTGCTCGGCTACGGCACCAAGGTCGGTCTCGCACCTTTGCATGCCTGGCTGCCGGACGCGCATGCCGAGGGGCCGACGCCGATCTCGGCTGTGCTCTCCGGCCTTCTCCTGAATGTCGCGCTCTACGCGGTGCTGCGCTTCAAGATACTGCTCGCAGCCAGCCCCGAGGCGATCGCTCCCGGACCGCTGATGATGACGATGGGGCTCACCTCGCTCATCTTCGCAGCGTTCATGCTCTATCGACGTCGAGACATCAAACGCATGTTCGCCTACTCTTCGATCGAGCATATGGGCATCATTGTCTTCGCCTTCGGTCTGGGCGGGCCGCTCGCCAATTTCGGCGGGCTGTTGCATATGGTCATGCACTCCCTGACAAAATCGGCGATCTTCTTTGCCGTCGGCCACATCGCCCAGATCAAAGGCACACAGAGGCTTTCCAGCATCCGCGGCCTCACCGAAACCCATCCGGCCCTTGGCTGGGGACTGGTGATCGGAGTGGTCGCCATTGCCGGCCTGCCGCCGCTCGGAATTTTCATGAGCGAATTCCTGGTCGTGAGTTCCACCTTTGCGAAGGAGCCATTGCTCGCCATCCCGCTCGTCTTCGGACTTCTGGTCGCCTTTGGCGCATTGCTGCTGCGGCTCACCGGCGTCGCTTTCGGCCAGCCACGCGGGAGCATCACGCCGGCCGAGGCTTCCTACATACCGATGTATTCCCACCTCGCTCTGGTGCTGGGCGCGGGCATCTACCTTCCACCACCGCTGGTCGCCTGGTTCCAGCACATAGCCAACCTTCTTCGATGA
- a CDS encoding hydrogenase large subunit, whose amino-acid sequence MQALTDLIREGHAVQHHRPWRRAIVGTAVWTSASAALAEGYWTLLGLWGEANAVHMALLDESAGIIGVIGLDGLDGSYPSVGQYHSPALQLERAIHDLTGLAPQDLPDSRPWLDHGRWGLRFPLGRSPEASPGAAPYAFLRAEGESLHQIPVGPVHAGIIEPGHFRFTANGETIVRLEERLGYVHKGIESLMTGASLERAAQLAGRTSGDSTVAYAYAFSRAVEAAAQFEVPPRAVWLRALMAELERLANHLGDVGAICNDAAFSLMHAHCGVLRERVLRAADAAFGHRLMRDRITPGGVTADLDDEGITALRAVAMEIAQKFPALVELYDNTASLQDRTVGAGTLKPELARRYGAGGYVGRASGRGFDARYTLRYPPYDQLAFEVPVLNEGDVNARVWIRIREVEQSLSLLGQILDRLPDGPTLSDIPVINENREGMALVEGFRGDVLVWLRLAESGRIDRCHLRDPSWFQWPLLEAAIEGNIVADFPLCNKSFNCSYSGHDL is encoded by the coding sequence ATGCAAGCGCTGACCGATCTCATCCGCGAGGGCCATGCAGTTCAACACCACCGCCCGTGGCGGCGTGCGATCGTCGGCACAGCCGTCTGGACATCAGCATCTGCGGCGCTCGCGGAAGGATACTGGACCCTGCTCGGCCTCTGGGGAGAGGCGAACGCCGTTCACATGGCTCTACTCGACGAATCTGCAGGTATAATTGGTGTGATCGGACTGGACGGACTGGACGGCAGCTATCCTTCGGTCGGACAATACCATTCTCCGGCCCTCCAGCTGGAACGCGCGATCCATGATCTCACCGGGCTCGCACCACAGGATCTGCCGGATTCGCGTCCGTGGCTCGATCACGGCCGCTGGGGCCTGCGATTTCCCTTGGGCAGGAGCCCGGAAGCTTCGCCTGGAGCCGCTCCTTACGCGTTCTTGCGCGCAGAAGGCGAAAGCCTGCACCAGATCCCGGTCGGCCCGGTGCACGCCGGCATCATCGAGCCGGGGCATTTCCGGTTTACGGCCAACGGCGAGACGATCGTCCGCCTCGAGGAGCGCCTCGGATATGTCCACAAGGGAATCGAGTCGCTCATGACGGGGGCAAGCCTCGAGCGGGCTGCACAACTCGCCGGCCGAACCTCCGGCGATAGTACGGTCGCCTATGCCTATGCTTTTTCGCGGGCGGTCGAGGCCGCCGCCCAGTTCGAAGTCCCGCCGCGCGCCGTCTGGCTGCGCGCGCTCATGGCCGAGCTCGAACGGCTCGCTAACCACCTCGGAGATGTCGGCGCCATCTGCAACGACGCCGCGTTCTCCCTCATGCACGCCCACTGCGGCGTGCTGCGCGAGCGTGTGCTGCGTGCGGCCGACGCCGCCTTCGGCCATCGCCTGATGCGCGACCGCATCACGCCCGGCGGTGTCACTGCCGATCTGGACGATGAGGGCATCACGGCTCTGCGAGCCGTCGCCATGGAGATCGCCCAGAAGTTCCCGGCATTAGTCGAGCTCTACGACAACACAGCGTCGCTTCAGGATCGCACCGTCGGCGCCGGCACGCTGAAACCGGAACTCGCCCGCCGTTATGGCGCCGGCGGCTATGTCGGGCGCGCCTCGGGGCGCGGCTTCGACGCCCGGTATACGCTGCGTTATCCGCCCTATGATCAGCTCGCCTTCGAGGTTCCGGTGTTGAACGAGGGCGATGTCAACGCCCGCGTCTGGATCCGCATTCGCGAAGTCGAGCAGAGCCTGTCACTGCTGGGCCAGATCCTCGACCGGTTGCCGGACGGTCCGACCCTGAGCGATATTCCCGTCATCAATGAGAACCGGGAGGGCATGGCGCTTGTTGAAGGCTTTCGCGGCGACGTGCTGGTCTGGCTTCGTCTTGCCGAAAGCGGCAGGATCGACCGCTGCCATTTGCGCGATCCATCCTGGTTTCAATGGCCGCTGCTGGAGGCGGCGATCGAAGGCAATATCGTTGCGGACTTCCCGCTCTGCAACAAGTCTTTCAACTGTTCATATTCCGGTCATGATCTCTGA
- a CDS encoding ABC transporter substrate-binding protein — protein MYLEKFGRSVKFALAGMALAASTAGAAWAQSPVTLKWALWDLDKTTYYKPLMDAYQAKHPNVTFEAVDLGSQDYQQMIATQLAGGAKDLDIVTVKDVPNYANLVRAGSISDLSGFMTEQKIDPASFGGLVDELKIDGKVYALPFRSDFWIVYYNKDIFDKAGVAYPTNDMTWAQFDQIATKLTGGMGANKTYGALFHTWRSTVELPGILDGKSTLIGPDYAFLKPWYERAIALQKAAVVPSYASLKTSNTHYSGPFFNGTIGMLPMGTWFIGTQIAKVASGESKSKNWGIAKYPHPEGVAAGTTAAQVASLAVNANSSHKAEVLDFIKFVTGPEGAAIIAATGTIPTVRTPEVTAKIASLPGFPQDQNSKDALQSGKSFLEMAVSPNAAKIEVVLNRAHDSIMTDNISIEDGLKEMTDGVKAIK, from the coding sequence ATGTATTTGGAGAAATTCGGGAGATCAGTGAAATTCGCTTTGGCCGGTATGGCACTCGCCGCATCGACCGCAGGCGCGGCATGGGCCCAGTCGCCGGTGACGCTCAAATGGGCGCTGTGGGACCTCGACAAGACGACTTATTATAAGCCGCTCATGGATGCCTATCAGGCCAAACATCCGAACGTGACGTTCGAGGCCGTCGATCTCGGCTCGCAGGACTACCAGCAGATGATCGCCACGCAACTGGCCGGCGGCGCCAAGGACCTCGACATCGTGACGGTCAAGGACGTCCCAAACTACGCGAACCTTGTTCGCGCGGGCTCGATCTCGGACCTTTCCGGCTTCATGACGGAACAGAAGATCGACCCCGCGTCGTTCGGCGGGCTCGTCGATGAATTGAAGATTGACGGCAAGGTTTATGCTCTGCCGTTCCGCTCGGACTTCTGGATCGTCTACTACAACAAGGACATTTTCGATAAGGCCGGCGTTGCCTATCCGACTAATGACATGACTTGGGCGCAGTTCGACCAGATCGCTACCAAGCTTACCGGCGGGATGGGTGCCAACAAGACCTATGGTGCGCTTTTTCATACCTGGCGTTCAACGGTCGAGCTTCCGGGCATTCTCGACGGCAAGAGCACGCTAATAGGTCCGGACTATGCCTTCCTGAAGCCGTGGTACGAACGGGCTATTGCGCTTCAGAAGGCCGCTGTCGTCCCCTCCTATGCGTCTTTGAAGACGTCCAATACCCACTATTCGGGACCGTTCTTCAACGGCACGATCGGTATGCTACCAATGGGCACATGGTTTATCGGCACGCAGATCGCTAAGGTCGCGTCGGGTGAATCCAAGAGCAAGAACTGGGGTATCGCCAAATATCCACATCCGGAAGGCGTCGCTGCCGGTACGACAGCGGCGCAGGTCGCTTCGCTCGCCGTCAACGCCAATTCCAGCCACAAGGCGGAAGTGCTCGACTTCATCAAGTTCGTCACCGGTCCGGAAGGTGCCGCGATCATCGCCGCAACCGGCACCATCCCGACCGTCCGCACGCCAGAAGTCACCGCCAAGATTGCGTCGCTACCGGGATTTCCGCAGGACCAGAACAGCAAAGATGCACTGCAGTCCGGCAAGTCCTTCCTGGAAATGGCCGTCTCACCGAACGCCGCCAAAATCGAGGTCGTCCTCAACCGAGCGCACGACTCGATCATGACCGACAATATCTCGATCGAAGACGGTCTTAAGGAAATGACCGATGGCGTTAAGGCCATCAAATAA
- a CDS encoding respiratory chain complex I subunit 1 family protein — MVVISALLTQAFQMALVVLLAPLLSGFIRKLKARLLRRQGASLIQPYRDLLRLLRKDVVLAENASWLFRVAPYLIFAVTWVAAAIIPTFATGLIFSWTADLIAIIALLGSARFFLALAGMDVGTSFGGLGSSREMMIATLAEPSMLLVIFTLALVAGSTQLSTIAAFMTSPEVGLRVSLGIALIALIMVAIAENARIPVDNPATHLELTMVHEAMVLEYSGRHLAMIELAASLKLLLYISLIACIFVPWKLAALAAGPAAYAVGMFAYLAKLAVGGALLALFETATAKMRIFRVPEFLGAALMLGLLATLLLFVSRSL, encoded by the coding sequence ATGGTCGTGATCTCCGCTCTCCTCACCCAGGCTTTCCAAATGGCGCTCGTGGTGCTGTTGGCACCGCTGCTCAGCGGCTTCATCCGCAAGCTCAAGGCGCGATTACTGCGCAGGCAAGGCGCCTCCCTGATCCAGCCCTACCGCGATCTCCTGCGGCTCCTGCGCAAAGACGTGGTACTGGCCGAGAACGCCTCCTGGCTGTTTAGAGTGGCGCCCTATCTCATCTTTGCCGTGACCTGGGTCGCGGCCGCGATCATCCCCACTTTCGCCACAGGCCTCATCTTCAGCTGGACAGCGGACCTGATTGCAATCATTGCATTGCTTGGCAGCGCCCGCTTCTTTCTGGCGCTCGCCGGCATGGATGTTGGCACCAGCTTCGGCGGCCTCGGATCGAGCCGGGAGATGATGATCGCGACGCTGGCCGAGCCCTCGATGCTGCTCGTCATCTTCACGCTCGCCCTCGTCGCCGGCTCGACCCAGCTTTCGACCATTGCCGCCTTTATGACGTCTCCCGAGGTCGGATTGCGTGTTTCGCTGGGGATCGCACTCATCGCGCTCATCATGGTGGCGATCGCGGAGAATGCCCGCATCCCGGTCGACAACCCGGCGACCCATCTCGAACTCACCATGGTGCACGAAGCGATGGTGCTGGAATATTCGGGGCGCCATCTCGCGATGATCGAACTGGCGGCATCGCTGAAGCTGCTGCTTTACATCTCGCTGATTGCCTGCATCTTCGTGCCGTGGAAGCTGGCGGCCCTGGCAGCCGGCCCGGCCGCCTATGCGGTCGGGATGTTCGCCTATCTGGCAAAGCTCGCAGTCGGCGGCGCGCTCCTTGCCCTGTTCGAAACCGCGACCGCCAAGATGAGGATTTTCCGCGTACCCGAATTCCTGGGGGCAGCACTCATGCTTGGCCTGCTCGCGACCCTCCTGCTATTCGTGTCGAGGAGCCTGTGA
- a CDS encoding hydrogenase-4 component E, whose product MNGLTFDIAHMLAGGLVLVSMMMLYQDRLYALLNVFALHSLVLTLSVTWQAFVQDAPHLYMTAAIALVFKAIIIPVALHRMIRQLGIHREIETVVGIGPTMLAGIGLIALAMAVMLRVTTEADPLAREDLAFALSVLLLGLLTMVTRRNAVSQVVGFMSLENGLVLAATGAKGMPLVVEISVAFSILIAFIVIGVFLFRIRERFDTVDVRALDDFKGRRRK is encoded by the coding sequence ATGAACGGTCTTACCTTCGACATTGCCCACATGCTCGCCGGCGGTCTGGTCCTGGTCAGCATGATGATGCTTTATCAGGACCGTCTCTACGCGCTGCTCAACGTCTTTGCGCTGCACTCGCTGGTGCTGACGCTGTCGGTCACCTGGCAGGCCTTCGTTCAAGATGCGCCGCATCTCTATATGACGGCGGCGATCGCCCTCGTCTTCAAGGCCATCATCATCCCCGTGGCGCTCCACCGCATGATCCGTCAACTCGGCATCCATCGCGAGATCGAGACGGTGGTTGGCATCGGCCCTACGATGCTCGCCGGTATAGGACTGATCGCGCTGGCGATGGCGGTCATGCTGCGCGTGACGACGGAAGCCGATCCGCTAGCACGCGAAGATCTGGCGTTCGCATTGTCGGTCCTGCTGCTCGGGCTGCTCACCATGGTGACGCGCCGCAATGCCGTCAGCCAGGTCGTCGGGTTCATGTCGCTCGAAAACGGACTGGTTCTTGCAGCAACCGGCGCCAAAGGTATGCCGCTGGTCGTCGAGATCAGCGTCGCCTTCTCGATCCTGATCGCCTTCATCGTGATCGGTGTTTTCCTGTTCCGCATCCGCGAACGGTTCGACACGGTGGATGTCCGCGCGCTCGATGATTTCAAGGGGAGACGGCGGAAATGA
- a CDS encoding YesL family protein, translated as MQSLRDMWTKEGPGIAKNAPKKNGLALFVETFAREWWEMVKLNILFILASLLVVTIPAAIAAMARISVTFVEDRNTYLLRDFAEGFVEYFLRATIWGLAFALAIGLGIYAIATYAAAAQDNLVLALPLTIALFATVFILVIACHLVVLMVMRDMPAHQLLRLAAVASFIRPLPALAALLFVAALWLAHVAFYPVSVFMPATLNFSLGMFAVAFGVHRAAVMVLGLSPAAPAPREPHAYDATHI; from the coding sequence ATGCAATCGCTGCGGGACATGTGGACGAAGGAGGGGCCGGGCATTGCGAAGAATGCGCCGAAGAAGAACGGCCTTGCCCTCTTCGTCGAGACATTCGCCCGTGAATGGTGGGAAATGGTCAAGCTGAACATTCTCTTCATCCTGGCCAGCCTGCTCGTCGTCACCATTCCCGCCGCGATCGCCGCGATGGCCCGGATCTCGGTCACTTTCGTCGAGGACCGGAACACCTACCTTCTCAGGGATTTCGCCGAAGGCTTCGTCGAGTATTTCTTGCGCGCGACCATCTGGGGACTGGCCTTCGCACTGGCGATCGGCCTCGGCATCTATGCGATCGCTACATATGCTGCAGCAGCCCAGGACAATCTCGTGCTCGCCCTGCCGCTGACGATCGCGCTGTTTGCGACGGTATTCATCCTTGTCATCGCCTGCCATCTCGTAGTGCTGATGGTGATGCGCGATATGCCCGCGCATCAACTTCTGCGGCTTGCTGCGGTCGCCTCGTTCATCCGACCGCTACCGGCACTTGCGGCACTTCTGTTCGTGGCCGCGCTTTGGCTTGCGCATGTCGCCTTTTATCCGGTGTCCGTCTTCATGCCGGCCACCCTCAACTTTTCACTCGGAATGTTCGCCGTCGCATTCGGCGTCCATCGGGCAGCGGTAATGGTTCTGGGCCTCTCGCCCGCCGCCCCGGCACCTCGCGAACCGCATGCTTATGACGCTACGCATATCTAA
- a CDS encoding NADH-quinone oxidoreductase subunit B family protein has product MRKLLFESLIRPPLTEPAPPVSEAAMTELAAAIERSARRRLGRSLSIRAVDAGSCNGCELEMHALSNTFYDIERFGLRFVASPRHADVLLVTGPVTRNMAQALERTYNATPDPKWVVALGGCARDGGCFAGSYAVIGGVSKVVPVDLHIPGCPPSPMDILSGLLGLFEDVSEEGRVS; this is encoded by the coding sequence ATGCGCAAGCTCCTCTTCGAAAGTCTCATCCGGCCGCCACTGACGGAACCGGCACCGCCGGTTTCCGAGGCTGCGATGACAGAGCTCGCCGCTGCCATCGAAAGGAGCGCCCGCCGCCGGCTTGGGCGCAGCCTGTCGATCCGCGCCGTCGACGCCGGGTCGTGCAACGGCTGCGAGCTGGAAATGCATGCCCTTAGCAATACTTTTTACGATATCGAGCGCTTCGGTCTCCGTTTTGTCGCCTCGCCGCGGCATGCCGATGTTCTGCTGGTTACCGGCCCGGTGACCCGGAACATGGCGCAGGCCCTCGAACGGACATACAACGCCACCCCCGATCCCAAATGGGTGGTTGCCCTCGGCGGCTGCGCGCGCGATGGAGGCTGCTTCGCTGGCAGTTATGCTGTGATCGGCGGGGTTTCCAAGGTCGTGCCCGTCGATCTGCATATTCCAGGATGTCCTCCATCGCCGATGGATATCCTGAGCGGTCTGCTTGGGTTGTTTGAAGATGTGAGCGAGGAGGGCCGCGTTTCGTGA
- a CDS encoding GMC oxidoreductase translates to MTIAAQCARAGRKVLVVESGLELENPEHSALNEVENIGELQSEAQIRKRIEFHSPQAKFWSNGTQPFGVRCRAFGGSTHAWAGKSAPFDPMDFKARPWVPNSGWPVNREQMDTYLLRAMEVLNLSPREPPNRFDEGGLHSFYWQFARSRVDRLDIMRFGREFTAQRPDNVHVLLNATVTRVGLSADGSRFSHLDVTSMEGKYVRIEARLCAMAASGIENARLLLASNDVHSNGIGNHQDVVGRYLMDHPGARIGRIATDQMAVLTKLFGFFGVHHKGRAHMFMHGLALTPEIQEREQLLNAAIYFATERAPDDPWDALKRLLVWRDTNLWRDLRSVAAGSGLVIRGIGMKILSDDRTPKVFKDLVINTAISLSPNLVADEFQRQGLPHKLTGLRIEAICEQIPNPDSRISLSSRKDRFGVPLAKIDWRINDAERRTLLRIAELSRAALPSAGLPAPLLENWAVERRPQDIVIIDMAHTLGTTRMSADAKTGVVDRNCQVHGVHNLYLAGGSVLPTSGHANPTLMILAFAIRLADHLNSQLGRG, encoded by the coding sequence CTGACGATCGCAGCGCAATGCGCGCGGGCTGGCAGAAAAGTGCTCGTCGTCGAAAGCGGGCTTGAACTCGAAAATCCCGAGCATTCGGCGCTCAACGAGGTCGAGAATATCGGCGAGCTTCAGTCAGAGGCACAAATCCGCAAGCGCATCGAATTTCACAGCCCGCAAGCAAAATTCTGGTCGAATGGGACACAGCCATTCGGTGTCCGTTGCCGGGCCTTTGGCGGGTCGACGCATGCATGGGCCGGCAAATCGGCACCTTTCGATCCCATGGACTTCAAGGCGCGTCCCTGGGTTCCCAATTCCGGCTGGCCGGTTAATCGCGAGCAAATGGATACTTATCTCCTGCGCGCAATGGAGGTGCTGAACCTCAGCCCCAGGGAGCCGCCGAATCGTTTTGATGAAGGGGGGCTCCATTCCTTCTATTGGCAATTTGCCCGCTCACGCGTGGATCGGCTGGACATTATGCGCTTCGGGAGAGAATTCACGGCGCAGCGGCCGGACAACGTGCATGTTCTTCTGAATGCGACAGTGACGCGTGTTGGTCTGAGCGCGGATGGATCGCGTTTCTCGCACCTCGATGTCACAAGCATGGAAGGCAAGTACGTGCGCATCGAAGCCAGGCTGTGCGCGATGGCCGCAAGTGGAATTGAAAATGCCAGATTGCTGCTGGCATCCAACGATGTGCATTCGAATGGAATTGGCAATCACCAGGACGTCGTCGGGCGATATCTTATGGATCATCCCGGCGCCCGTATCGGCCGCATTGCGACCGACCAAATGGCTGTGCTGACCAAGCTCTTCGGCTTCTTCGGCGTTCATCACAAAGGCCGCGCGCACATGTTCATGCATGGTTTAGCGCTGACCCCTGAGATTCAGGAGCGCGAGCAGTTGCTCAACGCGGCCATCTATTTCGCCACCGAGCGCGCGCCCGACGATCCATGGGATGCATTGAAACGGCTCTTGGTCTGGCGCGATACGAATCTCTGGCGTGACCTGCGTTCAGTTGCGGCAGGCTCTGGACTCGTCATCAGGGGCATCGGAATGAAGATCCTTTCTGATGACCGGACGCCCAAGGTTTTCAAAGACCTTGTGATCAACACCGCGATCAGCTTGTCTCCGAATCTAGTCGCCGATGAATTTCAGCGTCAGGGCCTCCCCCACAAGCTGACCGGCTTGCGGATCGAGGCGATATGCGAGCAGATTCCGAACCCCGACAGCCGGATCAGCCTCAGTTCCCGGAAGGACCGGTTTGGGGTCCCGCTCGCCAAAATCGATTGGCGGATCAACGATGCAGAGCGCCGGACACTTCTTAGAATTGCCGAGCTCTCACGTGCAGCCCTTCCGAGCGCTGGCCTGCCAGCCCCCCTGCTTGAAAACTGGGCAGTTGAACGGCGGCCACAGGACATCGTCATCATCGACATGGCACACACGCTCGGTACGACGCGCATGTCGGCCGACGCGAAGACAGGCGTTGTCGACCGAAATTGCCAAGTTCACGGCGTGCATAATCTCTATCTTGCCGGCGGATCGGTGCTTCCAACCAGCGGCCATGCGAATCCCACTTTAATGATCCTGGCCTTTGCGATCAGGCTGGCCGATCATCTGAATTCACAGCTGGGAAGGGGTTGA